AAAAAACAGGATCATCCTCAACCTGCCGGACACGGTGCAATGGACGACCCCGAACATCCACGCGGACCAGGTCGAATGGTTCATCCGCAACATGAAACACCGGGAAAAGGCGATCATCAGCCTGCATACCCACAACGACCGGGGAACAGGCGTGGCTGCTACCGAACTCGCCCTGCTCGCCGGCGCGGAGCGCGTCGAGGGGACGCTTTTCGGAAACGGCGAACGGACGGGAAACCTCGACATTATCGTCGTCGCGTTGAACATGTTCGCAAACGGTGTCGATCCGGGACTCGATTTCGGCAATATCCCGGCGATCCGCAAGGTGTACGAGGAATGCACGAAAATGACCGTTCACGAACGCCACCCCTATTCCGGCGACCTCGTGTTCACCGCGTTTTCCGGTTCGCACCAGGACGCCATCAAGAAGGGGATGGACATGAGGGCCGGGAACAAGGACAAGGACTCGAAGTGGGAGGTTCCCTACCTGCCCATCGATCCGCAGGATATCGGGCGGACCTACCAGGCGATCATCAGGATCAACAGCCAGAGCGGCAAGGGCGGGGTCGCCTACATCATGTCGAGGGATTTCGGCATCGAACTCCCCAAGGCGATGCACCCCGAAATCGGGGCCGCGGTCAACCGGCTCGCCGACGAATCGGGACGCGAGCTTTCGCCGCAGGAGATTTACGGCGTGTTCAAAAAGGAATACCTGATGCGGGAAAAACCCCTCCGGCTCGTCACCCTTCACACCATCGAGAACGGAGCCGCCGAACACGGCGTCTCGTGCCATGCGGAAGTGGAGTATAACGGTGAGGTGTGCGAAATAAAGGGACGGGGAAACGGTCCCATCGACGCCTTCGTCCACGCCATGCAGCAGCTGGGGATCGAAAAGTTCTCGCTCACCGATTTTCACGAGCACGCGATTTCAAGGGGATCGGAAGCGGAGGCGGTCGCCTTCGTCCAGATCGAACGGCCCAAAGGGAGCGCCTTCTGGGGCGCGGGGGTCGACACGAACATCAGCTACGCGGGACTCAAGGCCCTCCTGAGCGCGTATAACAGGTCGGTTGCCGAGGGCTGAAACGAAGCGTCCCCGTATCGGTCTTCACCCGAATGATCATGAACGTGGGGGGCGCGCCGCGGTTACCGGTTGACATCGGCTTCCTTTGATGTTTGCCGCCGGAGCCGGGGGCCGTCCCTCACTCCTTTTTCGTATAGTAGATTTCGTAGGTGAGGACTTCGTTTCCTGTTTTATGTTCGCCGGTCAGAACGACGTAATTGTTCACGAAGCCGAGGTTGAACCGGTACCCGGAATCGCCTTCCGGATAACGCCATTCGAACTCTTCGATTTTTTTCTGTGATTTGATGATGAAAACATCCTTTTGCCCGATATCCGGATGGAACCCGATCGAAAAGACGAACTCGTCTTCGAGGGCGATGGCGATCACTGACCCCCGTAGCGCGGTGATGTAACTGTCCGGAAATTTGTGCCGGTTTATGATCTTGAATACCCCGTATTCGCCGGCCCATCGTTTGTCCTCCGGCCGTATCTCGTCCGAGTAATCGACACCGTGAACGGGAAGACGGTCCGGGGCCCCCTCCTCCATCGAAATATAATGGCCGTACGTCCAGCCCGCGAGGCCGTTCTTCCGCTTGATGAGGTACCAGTAGTCTTTCAGGTTGTAGACCTCATAGCGTTCGCCGGTCCTGCAGAAGACCGTGACCTCCTCACCCAGGCCGAGGTTTCCTACGATCTCCGCATTGAGGGTGGGGATGTTCCGCACCCTCACCTGGTCTTCCGTGATTTTTCCGGAAACCGCGCACGTTCCCGAAGCCATGCCGCCCGCTTCTCCGTCTGCGGACGTTCGGTCATCTGTGGTTGAGGTTTCCCGGGCCGCCTTCGGCGCGCAGCCCTGCATCAGTATGACTATAATGGAAACAAAAAGAATCGGTTTAATCGCGTTCATCGCCGTCTCCCCCTCCTGTATTCAAAGACCGATTGTAACGATACGGCCCCCGATGATCAAGGGGGGAGGGGGCCCGTCCATGAGACATTATTTTCCCTCAGACGTTTATTTCCGCGAAATGGAAAAAAAGGGATAAAGGGTCCGCGTCCCGGATTCGTCGAACACCTCGCCGTAGGGGATGCGGACGAGTTTGTTCGCGATCGATTCGGATGCCCACACACCTTTTTCGTCGAACGAGTAGACGGCGACATAGTGGCCGATCCACGACCCGCCCTGTTTGTACCTGTACTGGATCGCAGCCGGTTCTCCCCGTATCAGGCTGGCGAATAATGAATTGGCCGAATCCTCCCATGTGTAGGCGAGGCCGTAAAGATCCGCCAGGTCCGTCATCATGGCGTAGTCCCACAGGTCGTCGCGCGATTTTCCGATCTTTTTTTCCGCCCCGTCCACGTCGATCGCTTCCCCGGTCATGTACTGGTACAGATGTTTGACAGCGAAGCCGAAACAGGCATTGTGGTGCTGTTTGGAACAGGGAAACGGGTAATCGGGTTTCATTTTCGGCCTTATATTCCTCTTTACGATTTCGCCGTACGCGAGTCTTTCACCGGCAAGGAACAAAAGATCGCCCAGGTGCGCTGTATACGCCCCCGCGGTTTTCGCTTGTCCGGTTTCCATGGCGGCTTCGTACGGGGTTTTTCCACGGTAGTCCCGAAGAAAGGGATTCGCCCCCCGTTCGAGAAGCAACTCCGTTATCCCGATTTTTTCGTCCGATGCGCAGAACGACAGGGGGGGGCCGTTGTTGTGAAACGAGAGGATATTCATGTCCGCCGATTTGTCCAGAAGGAACTTCGCCATCTCGAGGTTGTTGTGCATGGCGGCATAATGGAGCGGCGCGTACAGCCCTTCGAAGGCGTCGACCTCCGTCCCCGCCGTATATGTTTTTTTCATCAGTTCGACGTCGTTGGTTTCCGCGGTCTCGACGAATGAAAGCGGGACATCGTTTTTGACAAAGCCTTCCGGCATATAGGGTTCGATTTTCGAGGCGAGAAAATCGCGCATTCCCAGCGAACTGCTTACCAGTTCGCCGAAGGATACGGCGAGAAATCCTTTTCGCGTGATGAGGTGATTCCGGCTTTCAATGGCAGCGGCATCGCGTCCGGGCCAGTTTTCGCACAATGCCGTCACGTCCACGACCGGGCAGGGGGCGGGGCGCTTCCGGAGTATCCGTTCGATCCTGTTTATATCCGTGTTTTTGAATCCCAGAAAGACCTTCACCTCCGGGTAGATCTTCCCCACACGGTCGAGAAGCGCGGTCTCCCAGACGAACATGTTTTTATCCGTAAATACGGCAAGCACTACGATTTTTCCTTCGAGTCCGCTTATACGGTATGGTTCGCCCGTTTCGATATCGGTAAAAGGGGTGTCCGGCATTTTTTTCGCGGGATCGGTCACGTCCTTTTTCGGGTACAGGGCCGTTTTTTTGTGTGTTTCCTTCCGTGCCGTCTTTTTTGCCGTCTCGAGGCGTTTTGCGATGTGAGCCCGGTTTTTCTCCAGGTTTTCGACCAGCGTCCGCATGACGGTATCGGCGTCGATGAGGGCCGTGGAAGTGCTCGAACCGCAGATTTCAAAGTCCGCCGCCGAGGCGAGGTACAGGGAGCAGCGCGCCGAAACATGGCGGGCTGGCTTCCGGGTGATATCGAGGGAGACGGTCGCGATGAGATCCGGCCCGAGGGCTTCGTTTATCCTCGCGTAAACCTCCTCCGTATAGCCCTCCGAAGCGTCGGTGCCCAGCTCATCGAGGAACGGCTTCAACCGCTCCCGCGGAACGACCTTGAAGACCGGGCTTTCGGCGAGATACGACAGCAGGGCGGAGTCAAAGGCATCCGCGTCTTTCCTCGTGGTATGTTCGGAGACGGCCGGGGGCAGGACCGCGATCTCGAACTCCCCCGTATCGTTTCCGGTGCTTCCGTTTCCCTGGGACACGCACCCGGGAAACCATGTCGAGATGATAAGTGAAAGTACGAGATAGTTCCGTAATTTACGTTTCATGACACCCTCCTTGTCGATACGGGCGGGCGGGTTTTCGGAAAAAAATTCCGCCGCTTTTTATAGTGTAGACAATGGGAAGGGAATTTTCCCGGATTTTTTTTTGTGGAAAAGGATTCATTCTCATATTCGTGAACATCAATTTGCTTTACTCTTTGATTTTGTCGTCTGAATATGGTACTATATTCAGACAGGAGTACGATATGAATTTGAATGAGGATATAAAATCAATATCATATATTAAATCCCATACGGCGGATATACTGAAACAGGTAAACGACACGCATCGTCCGATAATTATTACGCAAAATGGAGAAGCAAAATCGAATTATTGGATGCCGAATCGGCATGAACCCCGCACAACGGCGGCGGCTTCCGCATAACGCGGCACGGGGTTCGTTTTTCCGGGACCGTCTCCTCCTAAAACCCCGATATAATCCCGACATAATACTGTGCGATTCTGAGGGCGTCGGCTATGGTAATCGAGCCGTCCCTGTTGACGTCCGCATTGGCGGTAATAAAACCGGAAGGCGAAAGCCCGACGTAATATTGCGCCGTCAGCAATGCATCGACGATACTGACGGAGCCGTCGCCGTTGAC
The nucleotide sequence above comes from Spirochaetales bacterium. Encoded proteins:
- a CDS encoding ankyrin repeat domain-containing protein, with translation MKRKLRNYLVLSLIISTWFPGCVSQGNGSTGNDTGEFEIAVLPPAVSEHTTRKDADAFDSALLSYLAESPVFKVVPRERLKPFLDELGTDASEGYTEEVYARINEALGPDLIATVSLDITRKPARHVSARCSLYLASAADFEICGSSTSTALIDADTVMRTLVENLEKNRAHIAKRLETAKKTARKETHKKTALYPKKDVTDPAKKMPDTPFTDIETGEPYRISGLEGKIVVLAVFTDKNMFVWETALLDRVGKIYPEVKVFLGFKNTDINRIERILRKRPAPCPVVDVTALCENWPGRDAAAIESRNHLITRKGFLAVSFGELVSSSLGMRDFLASKIEPYMPEGFVKNDVPLSFVETAETNDVELMKKTYTAGTEVDAFEGLYAPLHYAAMHNNLEMAKFLLDKSADMNILSFHNNGPPLSFCASDEKIGITELLLERGANPFLRDYRGKTPYEAAMETGQAKTAGAYTAHLGDLLFLAGERLAYGEIVKRNIRPKMKPDYPFPCSKQHHNACFGFAVKHLYQYMTGEAIDVDGAEKKIGKSRDDLWDYAMMTDLADLYGLAYTWEDSANSLFASLIRGEPAAIQYRYKQGGSWIGHYVAVYSFDEKGVWASESIANKLVRIPYGEVFDESGTRTLYPFFSISRK
- the leuA gene encoding 2-isopropylmalate synthase, coding for MPKYQPFPKIDLENRMWPDAAITKAPIWCSVDLRDGNQALATPMNIEEKLRMFQLLVDVGFKEIEVGFPSASQIDFDFLRRLIDGHLIPDDVWIQVLTQSREHLIRRTIEGLQGAGKVIVHLYNSTSPLQRKVTFNKTKEEIKEIAATGTKLVKSLVPELKGAEVRFEYSPESFSDTETDYALEVCEAVMDVWEPTEKNRIILNLPDTVQWTTPNIHADQVEWFIRNMKHREKAIISLHTHNDRGTGVAATELALLAGAERVEGTLFGNGERTGNLDIIVVALNMFANGVDPGLDFGNIPAIRKVYEECTKMTVHERHPYSGDLVFTAFSGSHQDAIKKGMDMRAGNKDKDSKWEVPYLPIDPQDIGRTYQAIIRINSQSGKGGVAYIMSRDFGIELPKAMHPEIGAAVNRLADESGRELSPQEIYGVFKKEYLMREKPLRLVTLHTIENGAAEHGVSCHAEVEYNGEVCEIKGRGNGPIDAFVHAMQQLGIEKFSLTDFHEHAISRGSEAEAVAFVQIERPKGSAFWGAGVDTNISYAGLKALLSAYNRSVAEG
- a CDS encoding SH3 domain-containing protein; this translates as MNAIKPILFVSIIVILMQGCAPKAARETSTTDDRTSADGEAGGMASGTCAVSGKITEDQVRVRNIPTLNAEIVGNLGLGEEVTVFCRTGERYEVYNLKDYWYLIKRKNGLAGWTYGHYISMEEGAPDRLPVHGVDYSDEIRPEDKRWAGEYGVFKIINRHKFPDSYITALRGSVIAIALEDEFVFSIGFHPDIGQKDVFIIKSQKKIEEFEWRYPEGDSGYRFNLGFVNNYVVLTGEHKTGNEVLTYEIYYTKKE